The following are encoded together in the Nitrospira sp. genome:
- a CDS encoding heavy metal translocating P-type ATPase translates to MARDPVCGMTVEPATAAGHAEYEGETYHFCSLSCRDRFCIAPTQYVKKAVPAGAAVQPPSRRSLPMMQTMPAQAVTTGGERDPVCGMTVDPATAVGAHTHEQKTYYFCCEGCLAKFRTDPARYLSPAAAASSIPPRQFGGKALPMMASAPPRQSPTGVIDPVCGMTVDPDTAAGSFAYQGTTYYFCSQGCLTKFRADPARYLSPGAVKDAMPVAPAPPGTKYVCPMCPEVLEEKPVPCPKCGMALEPDSVQPLPTKTEYVCPMHPEIVQAEPGACPKCGMALEPRTVTVEEELNPELVDMARRFWVALGPAAVVFLLAMSHMIPGHPMQHLLSDTQSAWVQCVLSTPVVLWAGWPFFERGWASIVHRSPNMFTLIAIGTGAAYLYSVVATLFPSWIPQSFHLESGAVPVYFEAAAVITVLVLLGQVLELRARSRTTGAIRALLGLAPKTARRLLDDGREEDVLLEQVQVGHRLRVRPGERVPVDGVILEGSTSIDESMITGEPIPVEKTAGERVTGGTINGSGGLVMRADRVGADTLLSHIVQMVAEAQRSRAPIQRTADVVAGYFVPAVVAVAIITGALWAWLGPEPRLAYALLNAVAVLIIACPCALGLATPMSIMVGTGRGASAGVLFKKAEALETIEKVTTLVFDKTGTLTEGKPKLRVVSAISPWSETDLLRVAASVERGSEHPVANAIVGGAEARGITLEPASGFTAKAGKGVMATVGRQRVAVGTIDWLRDLNVEDEAALAALDANAELMRQTGQTVMLVAVDRRAIGLLGVADPIKRSTPEALRLLRQEGIRLVMVTGDHAITAQAVAKELGLDEVRAGVKPEDKSRIVQELQRQGQVVAMAGDGINDAPALAQADVGIAMGTGTDVAMENAGVTLVKGDLRGIVRAYRLSKATMRNIRQNLFFAFVYNSLGVPVAAGILYPVFGVLLSPMLASAAMTCSSLSVISNALRLRQIDL, encoded by the coding sequence ATGGCACGTGATCCAGTCTGCGGTATGACGGTCGAGCCAGCCACGGCGGCGGGGCATGCAGAATATGAGGGAGAGACCTATCATTTTTGCAGCCTCTCATGCCGGGACCGGTTTTGCATCGCGCCGACGCAGTACGTGAAGAAGGCCGTCCCCGCCGGTGCCGCCGTTCAACCACCCAGTCGCCGCTCGCTCCCGATGATGCAGACGATGCCTGCTCAAGCAGTAACCACAGGCGGCGAACGGGATCCGGTCTGCGGGATGACGGTGGATCCCGCCACGGCGGTCGGCGCCCACACCCACGAGCAAAAGACCTACTATTTCTGCTGCGAAGGCTGCCTGGCCAAATTCCGCACCGATCCTGCCCGGTACCTTTCTCCTGCCGCTGCGGCCTCATCAATACCCCCGCGTCAGTTCGGCGGGAAAGCGCTTCCCATGATGGCGTCGGCACCACCACGCCAGTCGCCCACTGGGGTGATCGATCCAGTCTGCGGCATGACGGTGGATCCCGACACGGCGGCTGGATCCTTCGCCTACCAGGGCACCACCTATTACTTCTGTTCCCAGGGGTGTCTCACCAAATTCCGCGCCGATCCAGCACGCTATCTATCACCGGGGGCCGTCAAAGACGCGATGCCCGTAGCCCCGGCGCCTCCGGGGACCAAGTATGTGTGTCCCATGTGTCCTGAAGTGTTGGAGGAGAAGCCGGTCCCTTGTCCGAAATGCGGCATGGCCTTGGAGCCGGATTCCGTGCAACCGCTGCCCACCAAAACCGAATATGTCTGCCCGATGCATCCGGAGATCGTGCAGGCGGAGCCGGGGGCCTGCCCGAAGTGCGGCATGGCGCTGGAACCACGGACGGTCACCGTCGAAGAAGAACTGAACCCCGAGTTGGTCGATATGGCCAGGCGGTTCTGGGTCGCACTGGGCCCAGCAGCGGTCGTGTTCCTGTTGGCCATGTCGCACATGATTCCCGGCCATCCGATGCAACATCTGCTGTCGGACACGCAGTCGGCCTGGGTGCAGTGTGTGCTCAGCACGCCGGTGGTGCTGTGGGCGGGATGGCCGTTTTTTGAGCGCGGCTGGGCGTCGATCGTGCACCGCAGTCCGAATATGTTCACGCTGATCGCGATCGGCACCGGTGCGGCCTATCTCTACAGTGTGGTGGCCACGTTGTTCCCCTCGTGGATTCCGCAATCTTTCCATCTCGAGAGCGGGGCGGTGCCGGTGTACTTCGAGGCGGCGGCGGTGATCACCGTCCTAGTGCTGTTGGGCCAAGTATTGGAACTGCGAGCCAGGAGCCGCACGACCGGCGCGATCAGAGCGTTGCTCGGCTTGGCGCCGAAGACTGCACGCCGGTTGCTGGATGATGGCCGTGAAGAAGATGTGCTGCTGGAACAGGTGCAGGTCGGTCACCGGCTGCGGGTTCGTCCGGGCGAGCGGGTGCCCGTGGACGGTGTCATTCTCGAAGGCTCGACTTCGATCGACGAATCCATGATTACCGGCGAACCCATTCCTGTCGAAAAAACTGCCGGGGAGCGGGTCACCGGCGGCACGATCAATGGATCAGGTGGCCTGGTCATGCGAGCCGATCGGGTGGGGGCGGATACGCTGTTGTCTCATATCGTCCAGATGGTGGCCGAGGCACAGCGCAGTCGTGCGCCCATCCAGCGCACAGCCGATGTGGTGGCCGGGTACTTTGTGCCGGCCGTGGTTGCCGTGGCCATCATCACGGGAGCGTTGTGGGCCTGGTTGGGCCCGGAGCCGCGCCTGGCCTATGCGCTGCTGAATGCCGTCGCAGTGCTGATCATCGCCTGCCCCTGCGCGCTGGGTCTGGCCACGCCCATGTCCATCATGGTGGGGACCGGGCGCGGTGCGTCGGCCGGAGTGTTGTTCAAAAAGGCCGAAGCGTTGGAGACGATCGAAAAGGTCACCACGCTGGTGTTCGACAAGACCGGCACGTTGACGGAAGGGAAACCGAAGCTGCGGGTGGTCAGCGCGATCTCGCCCTGGTCGGAGACGGATTTGTTGCGAGTGGCCGCCTCGGTCGAGCGGGGGAGTGAGCATCCGGTGGCCAATGCGATTGTGGGTGGCGCCGAGGCGCGAGGCATTACGTTGGAGCCGGCGTCCGGGTTTACAGCGAAGGCAGGAAAGGGCGTCATGGCGACCGTCGGGAGGCAGCGGGTTGCCGTGGGCACGATCGATTGGTTGCGGGACCTGAACGTCGAAGACGAAGCGGCACTCGCTGCGCTGGACGCCAATGCGGAGCTGATGCGGCAGACGGGGCAGACGGTAATGTTGGTTGCGGTGGATCGTCGCGCGATCGGATTGCTGGGCGTGGCCGACCCGATCAAGCGCTCCACGCCGGAGGCGCTCCGCCTGCTGAGACAGGAAGGCATTCGCCTGGTGATGGTCACCGGAGACCATGCCATCACGGCGCAGGCGGTGGCCAAGGAGTTGGGATTGGATGAAGTCAGGGCCGGCGTCAAACCGGAAGACAAGAGCCGAATCGTACAAGAGCTTCAGCGACAAGGGCAGGTGGTGGCGATGGCCGGGGATGGCATCAACGATGCGCCCGCGCTCGCACAGGCGGATGTCGGGATCGCCATGGGGACAGGAACCGATGTCGCCATGGAGAATGCCGGGGTCACGCTCGTGAAAGGAGATTTGCGGGGCATCGTCCGAGCCTATCGCTTGAGCAAGGCGACCATGCGGAACATCCGCCAGAATCTCTTTTTTGCCTTCGTCTACAATAGTCTCGGTGTACCGGTTGCAGCCGGGATCTTGTATCCAGTGTTTGGGGTCCTGCTCAGCCCCATGCTTGCGAGTGCCGCGATGACCTGTAGTTCGCTGTCGGTGATTTCCAACGCGCTGCGTCTCCGTCAGATCGATTTGTGA
- a CDS encoding thioredoxin domain-containing protein has translation MVKRGVWCGGLLMGLMALMILGVAGLAQAGKPELKGNFQVLSEEKSTHKPGKVQLVEFADFYCPHCHRFDGEGLMILEKAFGSKLEAVMVGYPVIPGKLPTAFDMYEQAKTMGKGNEMKRALFRTIHTDKIGIIDKAIREVLIREVGLNPAAFEEGLASAKPAKAFEDGRKWGDRIKVQQTPTVLLDGNIKVEQIDPENLKVIIQSILDGDGKK, from the coding sequence ATGGTGAAACGTGGTGTGTGGTGCGGTGGTCTGTTGATGGGCCTGATGGCGTTGATGATACTCGGCGTGGCGGGCCTTGCACAGGCAGGGAAGCCGGAACTGAAGGGCAACTTTCAGGTGTTGAGCGAAGAAAAATCGACGCACAAGCCGGGGAAGGTGCAGCTGGTGGAGTTTGCCGATTTCTACTGCCCGCATTGCCACCGGTTTGACGGCGAAGGGTTGATGATTTTGGAAAAAGCATTCGGAAGCAAGCTGGAGGCCGTGATGGTGGGTTACCCTGTCATTCCCGGCAAGCTGCCGACGGCCTTTGATATGTATGAGCAGGCCAAGACGATGGGCAAGGGCAACGAAATGAAGCGGGCGTTGTTCCGCACCATCCATACCGACAAGATCGGGATCATCGACAAGGCGATTCGGGAAGTCTTGATTCGTGAGGTCGGACTAAATCCGGCCGCGTTTGAAGAGGGACTGGCCAGTGCCAAACCGGCGAAGGCGTTCGAAGACGGGCGGAAATGGGGTGATCGCATCAAGGTCCAGCAAACTCCGACCGTGTTGCTCGACGGCAACATCAAGGTTGAGCAGATTGACCCTGAGAATTTGAAGGTTATTATTCAATCCATTCTGGACGGCGACGGAAAAAAGTAG
- a CDS encoding Slp family lipoprotein yields the protein MMWEKLLQGIGIFWLALVLAACATSADQRESADSSSPSPPFTQVKSSPDSFKGQTLVLGGQVLSARRLKEGTRLEILQLPLNSAQQPSLDLSKSQGRFVAIQREFLDPATVPPGTFLTVTGDLTGSVTLPLDETDYNYPMIDIKTFRTWIPSQDTDQFRYRPYPYYSPFWHPYWGPYGRFPYYW from the coding sequence ATGATGTGGGAGAAACTTCTACAGGGGATTGGCATTTTCTGGCTGGCCCTCGTTCTGGCTGCGTGCGCCACTTCCGCGGACCAGCGTGAGTCGGCGGATAGTTCTTCCCCATCCCCACCATTCACACAGGTCAAATCCTCGCCGGATTCGTTCAAAGGCCAGACCCTCGTGCTCGGCGGGCAAGTGCTTTCAGCCCGCCGCTTAAAAGAGGGGACGCGGTTGGAGATCCTCCAATTGCCGCTGAACAGTGCCCAGCAGCCGTCACTGGATCTGAGCAAGTCCCAGGGTCGCTTCGTCGCCATTCAACGAGAGTTCCTGGACCCGGCCACCGTGCCCCCCGGCACCTTTCTCACCGTCACTGGCGACCTCACCGGTTCCGTCACCCTCCCGCTGGACGAAACGGATTACAACTACCCGATGATCGACATCAAGACCTTCCGCACCTGGATTCCTTCCCAAGACACGGATCAATTCCGGTATCGCCCCTATCCCTATTACAGCCCGTTCTGGCATCCTTACTGGGGACCGTACGGACGGTTTCCCTATTATTGGTAA
- a CDS encoding tetratricopeptide repeat protein encodes MGDRVKVCGYRLGCAGLFALVLLGGASGLGATELDSWTQLFEQGVKAREAAHYAEAEPLLTQALREAAQLRADDVRVAVAANQLGLLYHDQGQLTDAESLYQRALGIWEAQWGPEHEDVAAALNNLAEIANAKGDWTAAEPLYERVLTIERKTLGAAHPDVAISLNNLAELYRKQGQETAAESSYRLALTLMEQAQGPDHSELGPVLNNLAALYKGRGMYAWAEPLYERALKVRQLRFGSEHPTVVMSLNNLACLHQVEGLYAAAQRLFDEALAIAERITGPQSALAGTIVGNMAFLADQQGLMAQAQLLYQRALVIQQQQLGVHHPTVGLLAGRYARVLDLLGQPVEAGLFAARAASIRARGQAETVKQGPGQRQGPTVGEVRQ; translated from the coding sequence ATGGGTGATCGAGTGAAGGTGTGCGGGTATCGGCTGGGATGTGCCGGTCTGTTTGCGCTGGTCCTGCTTGGTGGCGCGTCCGGCCTTGGCGCCACGGAGTTGGATAGCTGGACGCAGCTCTTTGAACAGGGAGTGAAGGCCAGGGAAGCGGCGCACTATGCTGAAGCTGAGCCGCTCTTGACGCAGGCCTTGCGCGAGGCGGCGCAGCTGCGTGCCGATGATGTTCGAGTGGCGGTAGCCGCGAACCAACTGGGGTTGCTCTATCACGACCAGGGCCAGCTTACTGATGCTGAATCGCTCTACCAGCGCGCGCTCGGCATTTGGGAAGCGCAATGGGGCCCGGAACACGAAGACGTGGCTGCCGCATTGAACAATCTAGCGGAGATTGCCAACGCCAAGGGCGACTGGACTGCGGCGGAGCCGTTGTACGAGCGGGTACTGACGATCGAACGCAAGACGCTCGGCGCGGCGCACCCCGATGTCGCGATCAGCCTGAACAACTTGGCGGAGTTGTATCGCAAACAGGGACAGGAGACGGCAGCCGAGTCCTCGTACCGGCTCGCCCTTACGCTGATGGAACAAGCGCAGGGGCCGGACCATTCCGAATTGGGGCCGGTCCTCAATAACCTGGCGGCGTTGTACAAGGGGCGAGGGATGTATGCGTGGGCGGAACCGTTGTATGAACGGGCCTTGAAAGTTCGTCAGCTCCGCTTCGGCAGCGAACATCCGACGGTGGTGATGAGCTTGAACAACCTGGCCTGCTTACACCAGGTTGAAGGGTTGTATGCCGCCGCGCAGCGATTGTTCGACGAAGCGCTGGCGATTGCTGAGCGCATCACCGGCCCGCAGAGCGCGCTGGCGGGGACCATCGTCGGGAACATGGCGTTCCTGGCCGACCAGCAGGGTCTGATGGCTCAGGCGCAACTGCTGTATCAACGCGCACTGGTCATCCAGCAACAGCAACTCGGTGTGCATCATCCCACCGTTGGCCTGTTGGCCGGACGATATGCCCGTGTGCTGGATCTATTAGGACAGCCGGTAGAAGCGGGGTTGTTCGCGGCGCGGGCCGCGTCGATTCGTGCGCGAGGTCAGGCTGAAACGGTGAAGCAAGGACCCGGGCAGCGTCAAGGTCCCACCGTCGGCGAGGTTCGGCAGTAA
- a CDS encoding helix-turn-helix domain-containing protein, producing the protein MDQPLLCVKEAAQLLQVSKWMIYRWIDEGRLHATKIGGGSLRIFRRSVTDLVDGNRPDPRSHESVSKLKVVPLAGRRTPKWSLNRDGS; encoded by the coding sequence ATGGATCAACCGCTCTTGTGTGTGAAGGAAGCCGCGCAGTTGCTCCAAGTGAGCAAGTGGATGATCTACCGCTGGATCGACGAAGGGCGGCTGCATGCCACGAAAATCGGGGGCGGCAGTCTGCGAATTTTTCGTCGCTCGGTGACGGATCTGGTTGACGGGAATCGACCCGATCCACGTTCCCATGAGTCCGTATCGAAATTGAAGGTCGTGCCGCTCGCCGGGCGGCGAACGCCCAAGTGGTCACTGAATCGTGACGGATCCTGA
- a CDS encoding S9 family peptidase, with translation MPAIYGLVTLLLLVWSLGPAYAQSGSAPPPTATFASLPRIESIQLSPSGRHLAVLRNHDGQTFLETQTVTGQDAHPVVSTNNREYIIAWFRWITDERLLVSLRFAATPEATGTIETRLMAVNRDGTEQTANLFKQGAFSSLFGQKHVPQFDDQLVGTIPGDPRHVLLALDLEHPNAPDVYKVDVYSGERQLVQANPSEKPDASAISQWIADRAGSVRVGVGQFQTAVHAIVRQPGSSLWRELADYDLAKETGLVPLAFDADPAWLYVRDQHRGKAAIFKLNVMDRAADRVLVVADPKFDLNGELVYAPGRKKVVGVRYSATDERVLFWDFDAQRLQARIDRAIPGTVNLIHSSSDDGRFHIVKSSSAAHPPRWSIFDEQDGRMVLLGRSYPDLETAALASPATTYVTARDGKELQVFLTVPKDRDPRRLPMIVFPHGGPAARMPGSFNYWTQWFVSRGWAVLEPRFRGTEGYGDDVLRAGFQRWGLEMQNDLTDVVQYAIRTGIANASRICIVGSGYGGYAALMGAVKTPDLYRCAVSLGGVTDLPQLVSDGRGYLNQKPMVEARIGSWWNDQDRLRETSPIAHAQEMRTPLLLMHGFMDRSVPVSQSRTMADALKAANVTNSRYVELPLADEALRREEDRQRLFLELDTFLSQYLY, from the coding sequence GTGCCGGCCATCTACGGACTTGTCACGCTGTTGCTGCTTGTGTGGAGCCTGGGACCGGCCTACGCCCAGTCCGGCTCCGCTCCGCCGCCAACCGCGACCTTCGCCTCTCTTCCCCGAATTGAATCGATTCAACTGTCCCCTTCAGGCCGGCATCTGGCCGTGCTTCGCAATCATGATGGTCAGACGTTTCTTGAAACCCAAACCGTCACGGGACAGGATGCGCACCCGGTTGTTTCTACGAACAATCGCGAATACATCATTGCCTGGTTTCGCTGGATCACTGACGAGCGTCTGTTGGTGAGTCTCCGGTTTGCTGCCACGCCGGAGGCAACAGGCACGATCGAGACTCGATTGATGGCGGTGAACCGGGATGGCACAGAGCAGACCGCCAATTTATTCAAGCAGGGTGCCTTCTCCTCGTTGTTCGGACAGAAACATGTTCCTCAATTCGACGATCAGCTGGTCGGGACGATTCCCGGCGATCCCCGACACGTGCTGCTGGCCCTCGATCTGGAACACCCCAATGCTCCTGATGTGTACAAGGTGGACGTCTATTCCGGTGAGCGGCAGTTGGTCCAGGCGAATCCCAGTGAGAAACCGGACGCGAGTGCGATTTCGCAGTGGATTGCCGACCGCGCAGGAAGCGTGCGGGTGGGAGTGGGCCAATTCCAGACCGCGGTGCATGCCATTGTCAGGCAACCGGGGTCCAGCCTCTGGCGCGAATTGGCTGACTATGACCTGGCCAAGGAAACCGGACTCGTGCCCCTGGCCTTCGATGCCGATCCCGCCTGGTTGTATGTCAGGGATCAACATCGAGGCAAGGCGGCGATTTTTAAGCTCAACGTGATGGACCGTGCGGCGGATCGTGTCCTGGTGGTCGCCGATCCGAAGTTTGATCTCAATGGCGAATTGGTCTATGCACCGGGACGCAAGAAGGTGGTCGGCGTGCGGTACAGCGCGACGGATGAACGGGTGCTCTTCTGGGACTTCGACGCGCAGCGCTTGCAGGCGCGTATCGATCGGGCGATTCCCGGAACCGTCAATCTCATCCACAGCAGCAGCGATGATGGCCGGTTCCATATCGTCAAGTCGAGCAGTGCGGCGCATCCTCCGCGCTGGTCGATCTTCGACGAACAGGACGGACGTATGGTGCTGCTCGGCAGGTCGTATCCCGATCTTGAGACGGCCGCGCTGGCTTCCCCTGCCACGACCTATGTGACGGCACGAGACGGCAAGGAGCTGCAAGTCTTTCTGACCGTTCCCAAGGATCGGGATCCGCGCCGCCTTCCGATGATCGTGTTTCCCCACGGAGGGCCTGCTGCACGAATGCCCGGCTCGTTCAACTATTGGACGCAGTGGTTTGTCAGCCGAGGCTGGGCGGTCTTGGAGCCGCGCTTCCGGGGCACCGAAGGATATGGAGACGACGTGCTCCGCGCCGGATTTCAACGCTGGGGATTGGAGATGCAGAACGATCTGACCGATGTGGTGCAATACGCTATTCGTACCGGCATCGCCAATGCCAGTCGCATTTGCATCGTGGGATCGGGCTACGGAGGATATGCCGCCTTGATGGGGGCCGTGAAGACACCCGACCTGTATCGTTGTGCGGTCAGCCTGGGCGGGGTCACGGATTTGCCGCAACTGGTGTCAGATGGCCGTGGCTATCTGAATCAGAAGCCGATGGTTGAGGCGCGTATCGGTTCCTGGTGGAACGATCAGGACCGGCTTCGCGAAACCTCTCCCATTGCTCATGCGCAAGAGATGCGCACCCCGCTGCTCTTGATGCACGGATTCATGGATCGTTCCGTGCCGGTTTCACAGAGCCGCACGATGGCCGATGCGCTGAAAGCGGCGAATGTGACGAACTCTCGATACGTGGAATTGCCCCTCGCTGATGAAGCCCTTCGCCGGGAGGAGGATCGCCAGCGCCTGTTCTTGGAATTAGATACCTTCCTCTCGCAATATCTCTACTGA
- a CDS encoding TonB-dependent receptor yields the protein MKWSDRVGIAGIGLFTVVVMGSLQPLVAHAAEESQEQEAPVLVVEPVEISGKRIENVEDVKKEFARRPGSNILIEEKQITESRALNLQDVLQFAPGVRFQSRFGADEGQFQIRGTSLRNNFHHRGINILINGIFFGDADGFSDFESIDLLAYERIEVYKGANALRYGANSIGGAINFVPRTGYSASTLQMRMLGGSFGMVSGQVSSGKVLQPFQVGSMSATMDYYISVSGNRQDGFQDNSQQARERINANIGLQLGNHQEIRAYFLQANVAERIPGSLTNEQLFANRQQTGGQSPSGAPPFFACVSSNQACNWGRYYTLQRIGIAYHHEFAPNQFFEIIPYFSNQFVDHPIFQTIRQENNNVGGEFRYVNSNPLFGKNNSFVAGFQPRYGNQRQQRFVNINGNIGAMTQNYTAKTTYFGAYAEDAFDATKDFTIVIGGRWDYTGREATVDNFGPAGNPFNPNTPSAPSGTQKPLQHFGAISPKVGFVYRTTPTSQLYFNASRSYEAPLNVELLSAINANGSPNTGFLNLDAQRAWQLELGHRGTSADRRYSWDVTVYNLEMQKEILASNINNTGTFQNANGTRHTGVEAGGGMVLKKGLFSQGGAGKEDSLQARVAYTWSRFKFTDDVLGGGIGGPNVLIAKDGNTVAGAPEHSLNVEARYDHPSGWWIAPNVEWSLSGFYTDYNNTIKNPSYALINLRSGWNINEHWTLFAEGRNLTNKTYAGAVVVNDSLNRFANPGFGISAFGGVEYKF from the coding sequence ATGAAGTGGAGTGATCGCGTCGGTATTGCGGGCATTGGGCTCTTCACAGTCGTGGTGATGGGCAGTCTGCAGCCGCTTGTCGCGCATGCGGCAGAGGAGTCGCAGGAACAAGAAGCGCCGGTCTTGGTCGTGGAGCCGGTGGAGATCAGCGGGAAACGGATCGAGAATGTCGAGGATGTGAAAAAGGAATTCGCGCGTCGTCCCGGCAGCAACATTCTCATCGAGGAGAAGCAGATTACGGAGTCCCGAGCGTTGAACCTGCAGGACGTGCTGCAATTTGCGCCGGGGGTGCGCTTTCAGTCGCGGTTCGGGGCCGACGAAGGCCAGTTTCAGATTCGCGGCACCTCGTTGCGCAATAATTTCCATCACCGGGGCATCAACATTCTGATCAACGGGATTTTTTTCGGCGACGCCGACGGATTTTCCGACTTCGAGTCGATCGATCTCCTCGCCTACGAGCGCATCGAAGTTTATAAGGGGGCCAATGCGTTGCGGTATGGGGCCAACAGCATCGGGGGCGCCATCAACTTCGTGCCGCGCACCGGGTACAGCGCCTCGACGTTGCAGATGCGCATGCTGGGCGGCAGTTTCGGCATGGTGAGCGGCCAGGTGTCCAGCGGCAAGGTGTTGCAGCCCTTTCAAGTCGGCAGCATGAGCGCCACGATGGACTATTACATCAGCGTGTCCGGCAACCGGCAGGACGGGTTTCAAGACAACAGTCAACAGGCTCGCGAACGTATCAATGCGAACATCGGGTTGCAACTCGGCAACCATCAGGAAATCCGCGCCTACTTTCTGCAGGCCAATGTTGCCGAGCGGATTCCCGGCTCACTCACGAACGAGCAGCTGTTTGCCAACAGACAGCAAACCGGAGGGCAGAGTCCTTCCGGGGCGCCGCCCTTCTTCGCCTGCGTGTCGAGCAATCAGGCTTGTAACTGGGGCCGGTACTACACGCTGCAGCGGATCGGCATTGCATACCATCACGAGTTCGCGCCGAATCAGTTCTTCGAGATCATTCCCTACTTCTCGAACCAATTCGTCGACCATCCGATCTTCCAAACGATCCGACAGGAGAACAATAATGTCGGCGGCGAATTCCGGTACGTGAACTCCAATCCGCTGTTCGGCAAGAACAACTCCTTCGTCGCCGGGTTCCAGCCGCGTTATGGCAATCAGCGCCAGCAACGGTTCGTCAATATCAACGGCAATATCGGGGCCATGACACAAAACTACACGGCGAAGACCACCTACTTCGGCGCCTACGCTGAGGATGCCTTCGATGCCACGAAAGACTTCACGATCGTGATCGGCGGCCGATGGGACTATACGGGGCGCGAGGCGACGGTGGACAACTTCGGGCCGGCAGGCAATCCCTTCAATCCCAATACGCCTTCCGCGCCGAGCGGCACGCAAAAGCCGCTGCAACATTTCGGCGCGATCAGTCCGAAGGTCGGGTTCGTCTATCGCACGACGCCGACCTCGCAACTGTACTTCAACGCCAGCCGGTCGTATGAGGCGCCGCTGAACGTCGAATTGCTTTCGGCGATCAATGCCAACGGCTCGCCGAATACCGGATTCTTGAATCTGGATGCACAACGCGCCTGGCAACTGGAACTCGGTCATCGTGGTACCTCGGCCGATCGGCGGTATAGCTGGGATGTGACGGTCTACAATCTCGAAATGCAAAAGGAAATTCTGGCCTCCAACATCAACAACACCGGCACCTTTCAGAATGCCAATGGCACGCGGCATACGGGCGTGGAAGCCGGGGGCGGCATGGTCCTGAAGAAGGGCCTCTTCTCGCAGGGCGGAGCAGGGAAGGAAGACAGCCTGCAGGCCAGGGTGGCCTACACCTGGTCTCGGTTCAAATTCACCGACGATGTGCTGGGCGGCGGGATCGGCGGTCCCAATGTGCTGATCGCCAAGGACGGCAACACGGTCGCCGGCGCGCCGGAGCATAGCCTGAATGTGGAAGCGCGGTACGATCACCCGTCCGGTTGGTGGATCGCGCCGAACGTCGAATGGTCGTTATCCGGCTTCTATACGGATTACAACAACACGATCAAGAATCCGTCCTATGCGCTGATCAATCTACGATCCGGCTGGAACATCAACGAGCATTGGACCCTGTTTGCGGAAGGCCGCAATCTGACGAACAAGACCTATGCTGGAGCGGTGGTCGTCAACGATTCGCTGAATCGGTTCGCCAATCCGGGATTCGGGATCAGTGCCTTCGGCGGCGTGGAATACAAGTTCTAG